In Syngnathus typhle isolate RoL2023-S1 ecotype Sweden linkage group LG13, RoL_Styp_1.0, whole genome shotgun sequence, the sequence GGTACTATGATGGGTAAGtaggatttttttaaatctcattcAATAATGTAATATATCCTACCATTGCCAGTTAAAACGCACTATTATTGTATTCGCTTTTCAAATGATGCTTGTGTGAGAGTGTTTAATGCTTCTTATTAATTGTACCTCACAATTTGGCAGAGTGGTGTGAAAACCCTACACTGAACGTAAGATGCTGCCTCCAAACCTTTGAGAGACTCCAGCTTCTCATTCTTGGTCTTCTGCACCTCATCTGTGATCTTGTGAATGACAAAGTTTTGTGAGCGCAGCTCCCGGATGGAGTCGACCAGGACGTCGAGGCCACGGGGGTTCTCGCTAAGGATGTCCAGCAGCCAGCCTGTCCTGCTGGTTTGCGTGCTCTTGCTGTTGATCTCCTCTGCATCGTCACGAGTCAGGATGCGACGGGAGCGCAAGTAGTCAAGATGGCAACGCGCCCGGATCTTCTCACAGAGGTAGTGCCGCATGCGGATCAGGACCTGGGGGATGGTGTTGGGGGAgctcattttttaaatatttgcctttgcaaaaataataattgaaaataaatgcttCATGACGTGAATTACTGGTCTGTATGAGCCTCAAAAGTGTATTCACAAGCCTACACCTATAGAATAAGAGTGCTGTAAAAATATTTACTTCTTTAAAGATAGACTTTAGTACATTCCAACACATTCAATCTATGTTTAAGacattagcatgttagcatgtgcctggttttggctgcacagGTGTCCCTAATGTCAAGACGTTTACATAATCTAATTTTATAGGGGTGTTCTGATTTGGTACATTCCGGCTATTTTCGATAACTTTTGATTTATGCTCAACTACGGCTTCCATTCGGAGGGAGAGTGAAGCGGTGAACTCACGTCTTTTTTTATCTCAGCCATCTCATCTTCGGTGAGTTGAGGAACATCCATCCTCGCGACGATTAAAACCCTaaatataatttttaaaaatccagGTGTTGGAAATGAAGGTGGTCATCGCTGCGGCAGAGCTTCTCCAGCTCAGCCTCGTTCCTCCGGACATCAGCCGTCTCACGCTCTAGCTTCTCCAACAGCTGCTCTGTCTGTGCCAGGGCCGCCCGTTCTCGCACTCTGATTGCCTCCCTCACGTCACACCGTTGCTTCTCGATGGTGCGGAGCAGTTTGGAGAAGACCCTGTCGTTCTCCTCCTCTGCTGCCTCCGTGGCGTGCTGAGGGGAAAATTAAGAATTGGATAAGAaattggaattaaaaaaaaacaaaaaaactacatGAATGTATTCATGTACACACACTCACTTTGATGTATCTGACCACATAGCGCAGCTCCTTCTCTACATCCTTGATGTTCTGCGTGCACTTCAAAGATGCTTCTTGGAGTTTTTTCTACAAAAACATGAAGTGCAGGCACAGGCAGTTTTGAGTCCCGCGAGTGGTATTGAAAAACTGAACTTCTTGCGTGAGCCACTGCTGACCGGTTGCCTACAACGTGCCATGTATGCACCCCCCTCAGGTGGTGGCCCCAGACATACCTGCTGGGCCATCCGCTCGTCCACCAGCCGCACGGTGTCATGGTTCTTGTGTTGGCCTTTGAGGCAGCGCGAGCACAATCCCTGATGGTCAGCACGGCAATAGCTTTTCAGCGGCTTTTGATGATGCTGGCACAGCTTCTCTTTGACAACACTGGACTGTGATGAGAACAGAGAACATAAGATGTTAAATGAATTTCTTCTGCAACTCTAATATGTTTTATGCTGAAAAACAACTATTggcaccgagccgcctataaaTGCCACCCCAAAAAACCTCTGTGCTGATTCAAAGGCAGCATGCCGAATGTCCTTTACTTAAGGCACTTTTAGAGTTTGCGTTCAGATcaattgtaaatattttctttgaatatgcaattaatattaaaaaatatgaaaggatgaacactctgatgaaggcggaagaacccgccgaaacatgtcaggtaaatataCCTAAAattatttgtttgatatagaagaaccagtgaagtaattgaaaaggaaaaacaagatgaacttagtacaactatGAAAGGATGAATATCAAGATGCGTAAGAATACTGACTCCATGTGCAAGTGGCAGAGATAGCGcacatcattctttttttttttttttagatttttgctATTATATTTTGAGGGCGTGTTATGCCACCCACAGTTTACATTGTAAACTGTGTCTTTTGATGAAGTAATAATTAAATAACACTGACCTAAAACTCAAGTAAAATTCAAATTTTAAAGTAATTTTTAAACACAAAGACCCGGACGAAGTCGTTGGtcaactgcgcatgcgcatatTAATTCAATGAATCTTTAGAAGTTCAACGTTATTAACCTTGGTTGCAACCGCAACGCCTTGCCCCCGCCCGCGGAGGCGTTCGTCGGCCGGCTGCTCTTGGGCTCCGCTCTGGATGAACTTCTCCACCAGCTCTCCCAGGACAGTGTTGCGATTGAGCAGCGGTCTCGGCTTGAACTCCAAACGACACTGCGGGCAGGTGTACTGGGCCTTCTGCGGCTTGCCTCTGCTCCAGTAGTCCTCGATGCAGCTCAGGCAATAGCTGTGGCCGCACGGGATGGTCACTGGATCCCGAAGAACCTCCAGACACACCGAACAACTGAACTGGTCCAGTTCCACGGAGATAGTGGAGGTTGTCGACGCCGTTGTTGCCGATGCACCTGCCGCCATCTTACTCCCGTGAGAGACCTTCGTGGGCGTGCCTTACAGGTATGTTGATAAATGCACCTGCTGGAGACGGGAGGACGTGACGTCACAAAGCACAACGTTTATATTAGGTTTCGGGCTTGCTTGTAACGTGTCtgtgaaaaaattcaaagtAAATATTTGTACAAATGTCTTCTCTTGCATGCTATTTTCAAATGTCCTGTAGTGTGTCTACTACTGCTGTTGAAGCAATAGCCACTTTAATAACTAAAGCTGCAAAATTCAATGCGATATTGCACTAGTATTGCACACAATAGTGATTTTACTATGTAATTGATTTACCGTCATGTGTCAATTTATTTCAACATTGGAAAGTATCCATATTTGATATCATTGTATAAACACAATAAATACATGCAAAAAAGCCAAATACACTGCATCTTTATGTTTGTTGACACTCTGTAAACAGCATTCacaattcagttttttttgtcagcatgACACAAACCAAAATAATATGTTATGTCTGTATGaatgattacaaaaaaaaatagtcacattGTCATAAAATGTAAAACCAAATGTAACTAATGATGTgtaaaaactaataaaaaattACTACAACACTCTCTTCAGTCCTGTAATGCATTTGGCGTTTGTGTGTCTACGTGTGTGAGACTCTGCTCATTTGATCGACACAACACTGACGCCAACAAGTAAGTAAATACTGTAGTTCccagttttttttacaaaaaaaatatagtgAAGTGGTATGTCAAAAGAGGAAAACACTGATGCTTGATGATCAAGGTTTAAGGTTTTGAGTGTGAAATGATGTCTAAAGGTCTCATTTCTTTCTGAGATGACTGCGGCGCTGATGGTTCCTCTGCTTGGAGCCCGTAGACAATTTGGAACCtgcaaaaaataacatttatgAGATGGATGACAGAATATATTCACACATAATGTTTGTTTAACAGAAATTCCTTATATCTATTCCTCCATCTTAAAAAGCTACCTTTGGCGGTTTGTAAAATTGACGAGCTTATTTCAAGCTGGTTGATaagaaatgataaaaataaattgttaaAATAAATTTAGGAGTGAAACATACAATTTATAATGGCATTTTATAAATTGTTGCCAGccatttcaatataatcatGTTAAATGATTGAATCTGTttgtgtacatacatacatacattacgATCGTGGCAGGATACTGCGAaagtttaaaaattaaaaaaaaaagtggaaaaaaatctgCTCAGTGGTTAACTGCAATTTTTAAACAGAAATAGCTTGTGTGTCCTTCAATGTATTTATAgcgctgatttaaaaaaataaaaaatacatatttgatacatttttattttttgcttttacgtTTCACCTAAACATGA encodes:
- the LOC133165748 gene encoding E3 ubiquitin-protein ligase TRIM65-like isoform X1 — encoded protein: MAAGASATTASTTSTISVELDQFSCSVCLEVLRDPVTIPCGHSYCLSCIEDYWSRGKPQKAQYTCPQCRLEFKPRPLLNRNTVLGELVEKFIQSGAQEQPADERLRGRGQGVAVATKSSVVKEKLCQHHQKPLKSYCRADHQGLCSRCLKGQHKNHDTVRLVDERMAQQKKLQEASLKCTQNIKDVEKELRYVVRYIKHATEAAEEENDRVFSKLLRTIEKQRCDVREAIRVRERAALAQTEQLLEKLERETADVRRNEAELEKLCRSDDHLHFQHLDF